The sequence below is a genomic window from Clostridia bacterium.
TTCAAAAAAAGTAGGAGTTATAATAAACATGACCTCAGAACGCTTTTATGATAGTTATTTTATGAAAGTGTTAGAGGGAATAAAAAACGTCCTTGCAAAAAATGATTATGAATTAAATTTCATACATTCGCAGCATGATTTTAATGAAACGACAATAAATGAACTTTTTGAAACAGATCTAAAAGGATTAATTTTGATGGTAACGCCTAAAGATTTTGATCTGGAATTGATAAGAAAAAAAGTAAAACATCTTGTAGGCGTTGACACTTCTATCTATGATATCGATAACGTTCGTTATAATCGTTATGAAGCCGGCTATAAAGCTATGACATATCTAATAGAAAACAATCATAGAGATATTGCTTATATTGGATCAATTATCAATGAAAACGATATTTCAACATTGGGAAGATATGCTGCTTATAAAAACGTGCTTGCTTATTACAATATCCCCTATAATCCCGAATGGGTAATCAATAGTAATTGGGAAAGACAAAAATGTTTTTCTCTTACTCAGCAGATGCTGTCAAAACCCAAAAGACCGAGTGCAATTTTTGTAGCCAGCGATCATATGGCTATTGCTAGTATGTCGGCTATTTATCAAATGGGTTTACGCATTCCTGATGATATTTCGGTCATCAGTATATCCA
It includes:
- a CDS encoding LacI family DNA-binding transcriptional regulator, coding for MATIRDVARLAKVSIATVSRILNNSADFNTTNSTREAVLEAARQLNYSPSQNYKRKNAPSKKVGVIINMTSERFYDSYFMKVLEGIKNVLAKNDYELNFIHSQHDFNETTINELFETDLKGLILMVTPKDFDLELIRKKVKHLVGVDTSIYDIDNVRYNRYEAGYKAMTYLIENNHRDIAYIGSIINENDISTLGRYAAYKNVLAYYNIPYNPEWVINSNWERQKCFSLTQQMLSKPKRPSAIFVASDHMAIASMSAIYQMGLRIPDDISVISISNIESSKYTNPPLTTISIPQIEMGNIIANTLIKRIEGDKSLPQQIYVPTELIVRNSVKTL